The following nucleotide sequence is from Trifolium pratense cultivar HEN17-A07 linkage group LG2, ARS_RC_1.1, whole genome shotgun sequence.
CACATGCTACAAAAGAATCACAATGTTAATTATCTTAAAGTTGTGTGTGCATCAGTGCAATACCTTTGGTTCTGTAACTCTCTCCTCTCCATATCCCAATATTTATCAcatgaaacaaaataaacatttaaGGTTCCTGCAAAGAAAGAAAGGAGTTAGTAAAATTGGAACTTTACTATGTGATATATGTGGAGCTCACCTGATTGGATGGACAACAAGGGAAACCTGGTGCCGCAGGTCTGACTGTGCAGATACCTTTATTTCCTAGgattaaacaataaaaataggaacactTTAGTAGTTACTACCAATAAAACTAATGATAGTGTCCATAAAGTTTCTCAATGAAACTTTTTCAAACTATTTGCAGTATACTGGAAATATGATGTATATGGCCACCAATGGCATATACCTGTAAAACCCCTCTCTGCTTATCCAATTCCTAGTCGGGTTATTCACCTTAGTGCCTTTGATAATATTCCATGTAAAGGAAAATAAAGGAAGGTTTGCATAGTTCATTGTCCTTTAAACATCAATGAACATAAAAAAGTTACTTCATGGCTTCTGCTTATCTTCTATTTGAATATAAAATGCCAAATATAGGCACCTTCTTAACTGCCCACTTTTGTGGTTCCTATATAAGATATCAAAGTCTTCCATAAGAACAACATCAATGTAGCCACAATACAATATCATTTTAAAGCCAAAATGCATAAGCATCCAGATATTTTAATAGAAGAAATATGTATTAGGTATTGAGAACAAACCAAAAGAACAATATCTCTTGATGCAAGAGCAATAATGTCAGCATAAAACACAATGCCAGGACATGCTTGTTCTACTTCCTCCTTAATCAAGTCAATTTTATCAAAACCTTTCAATGTCTGATTTGGAATAGCCTGCTACTCATACGAACTGTTTCGATCCTCCAAGAGCAGTGAAGCATATCACATCCCTGATTCAGCAACACTACAAGCAATTAGAacagaaaatcaaaatcataacAAAGTAAGAACTTTTCTGCATAACTCGGAAAGGTTTCATTTGTTGGAAGCAAAACTAATTAACACCCATTTAAATTCAGAAAATAAGAAGACTAAATATATGATCTTGGatgtaaaagaaacaaaattaaaacatcTCATTTCTGCATAATTGAAAGTAAAGAGACTAAAATCACTAAATTTATCATCTTGGATGCAAAAGACACAAATAAAAAGAACTCATTTCCACATATTGAAGAACAATAAAGACCCACTTGAATTCACATTATAAAAAGATCAACTTTATGATCTCAGAAGcaaaatacacaaaaacaaaaacactcaATTTCCACATAATTGAAGAACAATAAAAGACCCAAATGAAGTGGATTTTGAAGCATGATTGAAGGTGAATTGAGAATGGTTGAAGGAAACGTGAATCGAAACGTGAGTGATGTAGTGAAAACGAATCCAAATCGGAAACATCGAATCGTGAACGAATTTGAACCAGCACTCATTCCTAAACTAGCCGCCGTTGTACACACACCGTCGCCGCAATACACACTAAAACCGCCGAAATTTACAACCAGCAAAGGCAGTTGAACGAATGCCGCAATAACCGTCGGCATTGACAAGAGCGGCGGCGGTTCACTTGCTAGTGCCTCAAATTGCATGTTGCTATCTCCATAATTTCCAGATTCCACAATATGATCAATAGTGTAACCTTCATCAATTCCCTCAAAACCATCCCCTTTCTCCCTAGCATCAGGACCTTCATGTGACTCGTTAAAAAAGAAACACAGTATTTACCTTAAGTACATGAATCAAAATGTTAAATGTTAATTATCTTAAAGTTTTGTGTGTATTAGTGCAATAGTTTGGAggtgaaacaaacaaaaatcaacagaAATCACAAAAGCCCCAATTTATACCCtaaatcatgcatatcaaaTAACCATAAGCAAAAGGAAAATTAAAATCAGAATCTTTTGAAGAATAAGGAGAAGAGCAGAATCAAAAGGACCAATGAACTAACCTTGAATCGAATGAACGAGTTCAACGTAGTAGACTGATTTAATTTCGTCGAAGAGAGAGGACGATTGTGTTAGGGTTTTGTCCAGAGAGGGAGAAGAAATTTTGCAGAGAGGGAGAAGCTTCAAGCTGAGATGGAGAAGACGATTTGCAGAGGGTGAGAACCGATGAGATTTTCGCCGGAGAGGGAGAAGCTGTGTGTGTTTTGGTGGTGtgaaagagagaagaaaaaaaaaattaaaatataaaaagggaaaaagaaGTCACACGTGAGGTAGAGTATAAAGCCAAAGTATAAATGAACAGTTTTCTACTATGTTGtatatttgttagagatttgtgtCCCTATAGCATTTCTGATAAAAGTTGGTATAAGATGCAAATTTACTTATGaagtttgttattttgttgGATAAATATCCCAAATTATAAACGAGTAGAGTAGGTGTCATCTTAATTATTACTtttgtccctaattataagatcatGTTTGATCATTGCATGTACGTCAATGAACAATTTTGATcgctaatatctttaattgtctattagtaaaaattataaaagtttaatattttgaaaatactcttcaaaacaaattaaacaatatcttacgtgttaatatttatatttatatattattaaaaatatacggtcaaaacaagataaatgaatagtacatttttgtcaaacaggatcttataattaaggacggaggtagtatatgaaaaatgttaaacaatgccccgggcactagttaagaccatctccaatggtgagtaactattttttaagaattggTACTTAATAGGTACTCTCATTGGAGCAAAATGCaaatgagtacctaataggtactagttctcAAATAAGCATTGGTACCTATCCTATTTTGGTGAGATGTGTTATTGATGGGACCcctttagaactttttaagaggtgtTGGGTTGGAAGGATTGAGATTTGAGTGCAGTactactattaaaaaataataaataagttatGTGTACACGTGAGACTCATTTAGGTACTAAAAAATGGAGAGCTTCATTGTGAATGCTCTAAGGAtaatatgtttaactagtgcctcgggggcactgtttaacatgaccctaattatatttagtttttttaaccAATACTCCTTCCGTGATACTCCcttcatcccaaaatataagcaaaagttggtcaaaaaaattaatgtatttgcttatattttgggacggaaggagtatttTAAAAGTAAGTTACACATTTCTAGGCTCAATGAATAATTAATACTCACTCCGGCCTCTTTTGTAAGCAAATATGCTCAtttgcacacttattaagaagttttttttctttcttgattttatgtaaaatttctaTTGCAATTCCTAAAATGACTTTAACTTTGCATTAAAATTCTACGATCATttaaaaagtagaacaattaatgagggtaattttggaagaataacattaaataaacttgattttggtaacttttgcttatatttaaggccaAAATTTTgtgttgacttttgcttatgaATAAAACCGGAGGaagtataaattttttcttaaattaaaggccaaagatttttaaaaaaaaaaagaaagaccGGAACGAGTAATTATGTAATGAACCAAGTAAAACGTTGAGAGCCCTAGTTATCATTTTCATTTACTAGCTTGTTTTCTAGCCCTTGTGATTATTGGAAGCATGCATCAAGAACGTGGAAGTCAAAAGATTGTTAAAGCTGTTTTTATTAGAACTAAGATATTGGTAACCCCATCCTAATAACCTGTAGAACCGTTCCTTTTTGAATCGCATGTGGGGATGGTTGAGCAGCAAAGTTAAATTTAAACCAAcggtttgtaaaaaaaaaaaaagaaaaaagaaataattaaatgatataaattGCTGAAAAATTGGACACAGTTAGacgagaaaaagaaaaaaaatggttaattaaataaggaaaataCAGTATCAAATAGTGTCCCAGAAATAATtgttaaggaaataaaataagataaagataTTATACATAAAATATAAGCATGATACCGATTATCCTAACATATGTTTGGTACACACaagaaaacaaatatgataattaagatatcatattttttatgcatatcaTGTTTAAGTGGTTCCCCGTGCCTAGAGTactttttagcatttttcatatGATTATTACATCAATACATGATAAAAGATACTAATTTAGTAAACATATCAttctctcttattattttttttagttttcttaatttgtactcactccgtcccaaaatataagtaaaagttggtcaacaaaaatgaatgtatttggtcaacattttgaaccaaatacatcaaatttattgactcattttttcttatattttaggatgGAGTGAGTATAAAATAGTTAAATGTAGAGGTGTTTAAATTTAAGCCGGTCCAAGTAAAAATTGGAAATCGAAccaaaaattgcaaaaattgATATAAACATATATACGTGGCTTTATAAAGATACATGAATTTTACTCATTTTGTGCCATATATCTAGGATTTGTGAGCTGTGGTTATGTATATCCAAGCACTTGTAGATGTGCACATGATCCTAACACACAGGCTAAGGAGACACGAACTTGGTAATTGTTGGACATACATGGCTTAATTGTTGAGAtgcatgtatatattttatttttattattatttttctccaCAAAAATTCGGTTCACTGAATCGCTTAATCTGGTCCGAGGccagttttgacatcaagtgatttcaatcCACTTCCAATCGCGGATATCAAATTGTGGTTCTTcgaacaccactagaccaaaaaACGATTGGTtgcatgtatatattttatGGGTAATGCTAATACCGTCTCCGAACACTaattaaagaaacaaaagatgtatgttttatatcaaaaacattttatatattttgaaataataaattatacaaattatacaaattttaaaatcattttattatattagtcTGTATAACTAGTGTCTTCGAAACACTAGTTAGTATTTTCCGTATTTTATTTACAGGAGTAGGTCATATATGAGGTAAGGAGGGGTTCTTATTTTATCATGTTTATGAGCATGTTTCAgattttcacaaaaaatatctattttcccaaaaaaaatctatttttttatcttacttgtgtttgtttcagaacccacttgggttggtgctttggcattggcttgggacctgggagtgtgctcctcttgaggtctgaggttcgattctctctgacgCCAATTTGGGtaggctaatttagcttcttcaaaaaaacttatgtttgtttcagattttttcaaaaatcattttagtaaaaaaattatttttttcatcaaaatgggaatctattttcaatagctttttatcaaaatccatttttttttaccattcaTCATTTttcaccatcttaaaaaaatagattttaataattgtaaacaaacggcaaatagttttagatttatttcaaaatctctaaaaaaaaatgattttttttatgaacactCACCTCGTcccttttatttgttttttttttggttatgtgTCTCCCATCTTTGTCAACTAAATGTTCAAATTCTAGAAAATCCCTGTCATTAAGGATTTTGGTAGTAAGTTAGAAGTCATGAGTTTGATCCTTAATtaaattgtaaagaaaaaaaaatcctattagctaataatttttttttctttttggattgATTCTTACTCATCGGAACTTattcaaagaaataaaaattgtgaatatCACATTAATTTagaaacaagaaagaaaaataatcttGAGAGgtaattttgaattaaaatttcttataaattaaatgaGTTTTGGGCCTAACTCAGTCCTACAAAACTGATTTGTATGATgattgcctctactttataaacaaatattcagACCATCTTACAAcagatgtgagacttcttaacaaaatTGACAGCTTAATCACTTTCTCCTTTCTAATTTTTAAccattatataattattttttgaacaaaccaaaatgaaatatattaactaAATCAGCCTCCctagcacaagacgtaccgggtagactacaaaagtttacaagatagtcaaacaatcaaaacaaaTACAAAAGTCATACAAGACCCAAACAAAGTAGAGGACTAGACCATCAGCTATGGTGGTTTAAAGCTAACGTAATGCTCGTcaacttcaaccacctaaatgaaaacagcttgatcttgtccaacaaaatatgGGGCATATCTGCTGAGCCTCTAAACAATCGATGATTTCTCTCCGTCCATACAACTCAAACacaagcaagccaaatgagctgtAGAAAAGACCGGCACGCTCGAGATCCACCTGCTGAAGATGTGAACTGGATAAAGTGATCACGCAGAGAAACGAAATCCACCAAAGAAATGTCAATCCAAGAACGCACTGaatcccaaagagaaccaaCAAAAACGCAggatatgaataagtgatgggcCGACTCAGCCGCACCACATCCAAAAACACACATGTGAGCTGTAGGAGATAAAACCTGTCGAGTAACCAGATTCACTCTCGTGAGCAACCTGTCACGTAATAAACGTCACGCAAGGATGGagaccttcaaaggaaccttaGGGTGCCAAATGAGATTATCCGCGACATCCGTAGAAAccattatataattatttctGTCAAGTAGCcaagtggctagaaatttcacccttaagatggataagtgaaCTCCGGTCCCGTGCATATATATTGCAATGTGCTACCAATTGAATTAAGCTCACGagactaaattattttatttacaataaaattatttttttttttgaatttttgtaatatttataattttatataaaattaaaagttacaaaaaaaaaaaagatactgTACaagtttaaatataattttcttctTAAACTTAGTAGAGtatcttttagtaaaaaaaaaaacttctgaTTTTACCTTTCAACTAATTTTGTTTTACcattttattcttttgtttccaaaaatcaaaatgaaacttcactttgtttttttatattttgtaaaaatggACGAACAATTCTTATGTTTGTGATTTCTATCATATCCAAGTGATGGTGGTATATCCGATATAGTATTAAATATTGAACACATAGAACCGACTTTATATGAAAACAAGCAGACAAGAATTTTGGTGATGGATGGTGTCTTTTGATCCTTAAATGGGAGTTGTTGGCCAAATTAAGTCCAATGGTGTTCCAGACTCATCCCATCTGTTTGTTCTTGTCAACAACTTGGGTGTAACAGGAGTATGGGTGTTTAGCCACTCGCCTAATATTTTTGCTCAAAAGGGTCAAGCCAATCTTATAAATATCATCTCAATTCTgcctctttattttattttatttttttgaataaattctccctatttattgaatataatttacatgtttttttttaaaaaaaaagtttatccaCTAATATTAAATTCCTCTTTGTAATAACTTTTAAATTTCTATGTAACTTATTGCTGTCCTAACACGGactcctttttctttttgaatgacaaagataaatatatataaatattaaaaaagaagaGGTTACAGagcaaaggaagaaaaaaaagaaaaaaaaaaggagtactAGAAAATGATAATAATGAAGAGGAGAAAATACTAAAATGGAATgctacaaataaaacaaaaaatgcgTCACCTCAAGCCTACAAACCACTCGAATCCTAAACCAAACATCTGGTAACGGAGAAAACAAAACGGACAAGGGAAGAAGTAAGGGGGAGCAAACCATCTCCCTAGAAGAGACAAACAATCGACTCCAGCACCAACACCCCATCAACCTTTATCAGCTCTAGCACATGACAGGTTGCACCTACCACTCATAGAAGGAGCTGAGGTTActagggtttttggccaaaaATAACTTCCATGAGTTGATAGAAACAGTTCCCCTTGCAAATATTAGATCGTTACGAGAGTTCCAGATTGACAACACAACATGTCAAATTAACATCCAACCTAACCGAGACTTCCTACCTACTCCTAGACCTAAAAACCCATGAAATAAGCTACTTATACTACCAGGGGACACAAATTGGAACGCTAACCACCGAGCAAGTTTATACCAAACCGGAGAAATGAAGTCACATGTGGTTCAAAGCATTTTCACCGTATACTCTTTGAGAAGTCTTGGATTCTCGGTAGAAGGTATACCATACAACTTGGTAAATTTCACAGGcattaagtttaaaaaaaagtaaaaaatgacAAATTCAAAGTCACACGCACTAAGTgtagaaaattaaaattttagattcaaatatttttgtaatattttatcatataagCAGTAATTTCGATATTCTAAAATTTAGTTGAATACCAACATCCAATCAAACtccaaaaatacaaataaaaaaatctattttttttgttaagtagacTAGTGGTTATAAATTTCAcctaaaaatgaataaataaagtgtCTAGTAAACTAGTGTCAATGCCAACTAAGCTAAATTCACGGggacacaaataaaaaaaaccttttaCTTATTGTCAAACAATCATTGTCAAACAATCATAATCGCTACATTATTAATATCATTTGACTTATATCCAAATAGCAGCACATATTGATAGAGCTGATAGgtgtatataaaaattaaatattttattaactattttaggataatttatcaattttttttttaaaaaaaaataatttatccaCTAATTTCAAATTTCTCGTTGAAATATTCCTAGAtttgaaatgaaaaacataTTGCAGTCCTAATATGGATCCCTTCACTTAAAGCATTGTTACCATCAAATTAAGCCAAGTCTTTGAGAATGTTGGATTCTCTAATAAGATACCATATGGCCTGCTGCAGAACCAAGgaatttaaaagagaaaaattcagaGTTCACATGGCTCTACAAAAACAATGGACAATAAGATAATCAAATTTAGAACAAAACAACTCAGACAAAATTAACAGTGAAGAAAATTGTATTGCTGCAGTAACAAATTCATACATTTACTGAACTTATGCAATCTAAACCAGCCGATTAAGATTCGACGCAAAGCTAAAATTCGAGCTTGATTTGTTCATCtcaaaccaaaaatatatataattttgcaACGTGAAGTTAGGTTAGAATGAGTATCCTATGTTCATGTGAAATTGGAAAAACATGGCAGAATGCATGAGCCCGAGCCAGAGCCAGAGCCACTGTTGTTATTGTGAAGCCTCATTTACTCTCCAATTTCATTGAAGTTCATTCCATCAATAAAAGTACTAGTGAAAATTAATCTTTCATTGATATACATTGTTTATGTACAAGTTACTTTCTGAAGCAAACATCAGAACATATATTCTCTTCAACCACCTCTTATGAGCTTTTTTGTTCACCAGGGTGGCACTTTTTTTCAAATACTTAATATGATTAGTAAAAATTTACAATTCCAAACATTGGTTAACATCTAATTTCTCACTCACTCTTAAACTTGATCATTGCAAAATTTTCCACCCATTCTATTCTGAACAGCTTTCACTGCTGCAACTCTAGCAGCTGTAGCGGCCCTGTTTGCGGCGTTTACTGCATTGTTTACTTGGTTATCGTTCCGAGGAAAGTTTATAGCATTTTCAGCTGTTCTCCTAGCAGCCTGCAATTCAACCATAAAGAAAATacataaatgaatgaaaacaaAATGCTAATAAATGTCCGAACGGTCTTCTAAAAAATACAAagactatgaagcacggacacaaacCCACCGACACGACACAGACACTAACACgtcacgtcgacaccgataataatttgagaatatGACATAATTCAGAGTAATCATAAGTGTCAATgttgtgtcggtgtccgacaccgggacaGGCCTAAACTGAAGAGCATCTGTGCTTCATAGTACAAAGATCTATGTGGTCTGGTCTCTATAACATGAAAAGTACAATTTAGTCATAAAAATTCTCAAACATAAATCTATCTTAACAGACATTTTGGTCTTATCACAAACTATTATAGAAAATATAGGCCGAATAGGtctgtttgtttttgttgaaggataaatttatatatttatttgcaAACAGTCATTTTCGAACAGTTATGATTATAGGGAAAAGGCGAAAAGAGTGATTGTTAATGAGAAATACCTGAACTGATGTAAGGACAGCAGGTGTTTGTGGTGGTAGAGAGTGTTTTAGGTTACCACCGTCCCATTCACCACACCTCCGCTCTCCATTTCGAAAAGTATAAACACCATAACCTTGCCTACGACCTTCGTGCCACGCTCCTTCATAACAGTGTCCATTCGCAAAATGGTAGACCCCAAATCCATGAATTTTGTCTCCAAAATACTCCCCTGTATATCTATCTCCATTTCTACAGAACAATGTAACAGAGTAAGCTTAGttagtaaaaataaatgaacACCTAAAATACAAAACTAGTACAGTCTAAGGTTACTAAGTTAATACTGGAAGAGAAATTTCACAGCACAAAAACCTATTACTATTGATGTTGCAAATTGTCAACGGCCATTAACAAGGTATGGACAAATACTATAATACTTTCCCTTTTAACTTGTCAAACAATATACAGTTGAATTGAACAACAAGaatgaaataaatattgaaCACTTGCAATAAAAGTTCAGAAAATTAAGTTTGACCATCAAATTTGATAGGACTCTTTCAATACAGaacatattttaataataacagACAAACATGTAATAGTTCAGTTGATAGCTACTACAGACATTATTAGAGGGGTCGGAGTTTGAATATAAGATTTCTCGGCTTCGCCACACTTGTAGTGAATTTAGCCACTTTGAGTactggacaaaaaaaaaaagaagcaaaaacatgtagaaaaaaaagaaaatttccaaaaattaacaataaaatcTACCGTACTACAACTACTACTATCTATCAACAGATTGAAAAATTTGCATACCCAAATGACCAAAAATGATGAAaactaaataaacaaaattgcaaaattaaaagaaaaagagaaaaaactgTAACTCACCTAAAGTGGTAACATCCAAATCCATGCTTAACACCAAACTTAAATTCACCAACATAACAACTACCATCAGAACAAGATTGAACACCAAAACCATGACTCTGTCCATTACACCATTCACCAGAATAAGAATCACCAGTATAAAATCTATAAACACCATAACCATGTCTCAAACCTTGTCTATAATAACCCTTATATCTACTTCCTCTAGCCCAATTCTCAATTCCATAACCATCATATTTTCCATCAACCCAATCACCTTCATATCTTCCACTCCGAAAATAATGATAAACACCACTTCCATTACACTTTCCACCATGAAATTCACCTTCATAAAAATCACCATTGCTATAAAATTCAACACCCTCTTTCCCTAAccctttttctctttctttctctttctctttctctttctcatcaACTGAACCGGTTTCTCCAATGAACCATTGAACCGGTTTAGCACTTCCTTTTGAACAAAAACCGAGCCGTTTCAAATTCCCATCCCATGAATGCTTCAAAACTGATATGCTTCTATGAATCACGCGTTTGTTTCTGTTTAACAAGTAAAGCACTATAGCCACGAAAATTAGAATCAGTAACACGTTCTCGGAAGTGGGTCCCACTGAACCGATataggaaaaataaaacacatagAAGAAGAACGAACACCCGCTGAAAAAACCTAGAATTGGTACTGCAACAAACCGGATCGAACCCGAACCGGAACCGGAACCGAACCGgttcttcttgttcttgttataataataataat
It contains:
- the LOC123909848 gene encoding radial spoke head 10 homolog B, producing METQKNKSQTKLTRTKSSLLRCSSPTNRSSIPSLGSVNEDDFYEEEEEDKNHKKNKNKNKKNNNNYNYYYYNKNKKNRFGSGSGSGSIRFVAVPILGFFSGCSFFFYVFYFSYIGSVGPTSENVLLILIFVAIVLYLLNRNKRVIHRSISVLKHSWDGNLKRLGFCSKGSAKPVQWFIGETGSVDEKEKEKEKEREKGLGKEGVEFYSNGDFYEGEFHGGKCNGSGVYHYFRSGRYEGDWVDGKYDGYGIENWARGSRYKGYYRQGLRHGYGVYRFYTGDSYSGEWCNGQSHGFGVQSCSDGSCYVGEFKFGVKHGFGCYHFRNGDRYTGEYFGDKIHGFGVYHFANGHCYEGAWHEGRRQGYGVYTFRNGERRCGEWDGGNLKHSLPPQTPAVLTSVQAARRTAENAINFPRNDNQVNNAVNAANRAATAARVAAVKAVQNRMGGKFCNDQV